The Hydra vulgaris chromosome 11, alternate assembly HydraT2T_AEP genome contains a region encoding:
- the LOC100205565 gene encoding vesicular inhibitory amino acid transporter, giving the protein MNATRKTSKFEILNDNDRSFAYSLEGRRSSYIDNWARQSFSVRADLYSTIEKSLPDIPSDDRLSSNLITGMSMQSMILGTSLLSIPYCVKLAGVWGIILIILIAFLTTITADMLAECQYQESRRKFKKRIHSSFVDMCTACFKTKGKYLMEFLVYLSLVRNVVVIILLSDLTDEVLKTFPNVHYDKNILPVLWTLAVLPLLFVSKVSKLAWFTFIGMILYLSSIAFMFGIFLTTTRSWSHISISSHWDFKDVGIAIGIIINSYAVHMNLPSLEGSMKTPTSYTCVTNINFGLNVVIKLVFGICGYFAYSNNTFDEITRNIDNQKFFSLSYIIKGSQIVFAYFTIPLQSHVVFELMDLNFRHHFPIFSGKDQWWTLLSRLLIMTALLLIALLMPHFGLAVSIIGSVRGSLIALVLPPLFYINLKTHTISKIKLCFCYVTACLGVLLGCVGLYSAIYDLVKHSG; this is encoded by the coding sequence atgaatgcaaCACGAAAAACAAgtaagtttgaaattttaaatgacaaCGATCGTTCCTTTGCATACAGCTTAGAAGGGCGACGTTCGTCTTATATTGATAACTGGGCGCGACAATCTTTTAGCGTTCGAGCAGACCTTTATTCCACAATCGAAAAATCTTTACCAGATATTCCATCTGATGATCGGCTTTCAAGCAACTTAATTACTGGAATGAGTATGCAAAGTATGATTCTAGGTACCAGTCTTCTTAGTATACCTTACTGCGTCAAGTTAGCCGGAGTGTGGGGAATAATCTTGATTATACTAATTGCTTTTCTCACTACTATTACTGCCGATATGCTTGCAGAATGTCAATATCAAGAAAGtcgaagaaaatttaaaaaacgaattcATTCATCTTTTGTTGACATGTGCACGGCTTGCTTTAAAACAAAGGGAAAATATCTGATggaatttttagtttatctaagCTTGGTTCGTAATGTTGtggttattattttgttatctgATCTCACTGACGAAGTTCTTAAAACATTTCCAAATGtacattatgataaaaacattctCCCGGTTTTATGGACACTTGCTGTACTTCCACTTTTATTTGTGTCAAAAGTCTCAAAGTTAGCCTGGTTCACGTTTATTGGAATGATACTTTATCTATCATCTATTGCTTTCATGTTTGGAATATTCTTGACTACTACTCGCTCGTGGTCCCATATCTCTATTTCTTCACATTGGGATTTTAAAGATGTTGGAATAGCTATtggaataataataaattcctATGCTGTTCATATGAACCTACCGTCCCTTGAAGGAAGTATGAAAACACCCACTTCGTACACCTGCGTTACCAACATCAATTTTGGATTAAATGttgttattaaattagtttttggcATTTGTGGTTATTTTGCCTACAGCAACAATACATTTGATGAAATTACTCGAAATATtgataatcaaaaatttttttcgctATCGTATATTATAAAAGGATCTCAAATTGTTTTTGCTTATTTTACAATACCTCTTCAAAGTCACGTGGTTTTTGagcttatggatttaaattttaGACATCATTTCCCCATTTTTTCAGGTAAAGATCAATGGTGGACACTCCTTTCTCGTTTATTAATAATGACAGCTTTGCTCTTAATAGCATTGCTTATGCCTCACTTTGGGCTTGCAGTGAGCATAATCGGAAGTGTTCGCGGAAGTCTCATTGCACTTGTTCTACCTCctctattttatattaatttaaaaactcacACTATATCTAAAATCAAGCTATGCTTTTGTTATGTTACGGCATGTTTAGGCGTTTTGCTTGGTTGTGTCGGCCTATACTCTGCTATTTATGATTTAGTCAAACATTCTGGTTGA